Proteins encoded by one window of Crassostrea angulata isolate pt1a10 chromosome 9, ASM2561291v2, whole genome shotgun sequence:
- the LOC128162069 gene encoding neuronal acetylcholine receptor subunit alpha-7-like: MSYQIINLNLTGVIFFSSLVLVQIAVCQGKYKAETETILLDTLFTNYTRYRKPVELYSKTIPVGINLYILSLNEVDVKSQTLHLASWLEVTWTDEYLTWNTSEFSNIQYLRLPAVKVWVPVVCNLQEISGKKCVTYGSVTNSGSEVGVENTGRVFLSETIESIIICSFNVQNFPFDTQTCSFEFFSPNYFLQNIHLVQNQSSFQSGYYIPNEEWDLVSTTVKEVGYYTLEMTITLRRIPLFPTLSLIFPIIALSIMNTFCSLLPIESGEKMGMSMAIFLTFAVFGSMISDSMPKNSVHISWFSVYVTTQIILNGFSVIMVTVVLHIYYKDVVSSRTLDLVEDNSGQSGTLHEMFAKRSSVQSDIQNKKQEKKMCQAKRLDRCMMIFTICTNVVSFCVYASLILS, from the coding sequence ATGAGTTACcaaataataaatttgaatttgacgGGTGTGATTTTCTTTTCTAGTCTTGTTCTTGTTCAAATAGCCGTGTGCCAGGGGAAATATAAAGCGGAGACAGAAACTATCCTGTTAGACACGCTGTTTACAAACTACACCAGATACAGGAAACCTGTTGAGTTGTATTCCAAAACAATCCCAGTTggaattaatttatatattctgTCCCTCAACGAGGTGGATGTGAAATCGCaaacattacaccttgcatctTGGTTAGAAGTCACGTGGACTGACGAATATCTTACATGGAATACGAGTGAATTCTCTAACATCCAGTATCTCCGATTACCTGCGGTCAAAGTTTGGGTTCCAGTCGTCTGTAATCTGCAAGAAATCTCTGGCAAAAAATGTGTGACCTACGGTTCAGTTACAAATTCTGGTAGTGAGGTGGGTGTTGAAAACACTGGTCGTGTTTTTCTCTCAGAAACTATTGAAAGTATTATTATTTGTTCATTTAACGTTCAAAATTTTCCCTTTGATACACAGACTTGTAGTTTTGAGTTCTTCTCCCCCAACTATTTTCTACAAAACATACATTTGGTCCAAAACCAGTCCAGCTTTCAATCAGGATACTATATACCAAATGAGGAATGGGATTTAGTTTCAACAACCGTGAAAGAGGTCGGTTATTACACTCTTGAAATGACAATAACCCTAAGAAGGATACCTTTATTTCCAACTTTGTCTTTGATATTTCCGATCATTGCCTTGTCAATCATGAACACTTTTTGCTCTCTATTGCCTATTGAATCTGGAGAAAAAATGGGAATGTCTATGGCCATATTTTTAACTTTCGCCGTGTTCGGAAGCATGATTAGTGACTCGATGCCAAAAAACTCGGTACATATCTCCTGGTTTAGCGTGTACGTTACAACTCAGATTATTCTTAATGGTTTCAGTGTTATCATGGTGACGGTTGTCTTGCACATTTATTACAAGGATGTCGTTTCATCACGTACATTAGATTTAGTAGAAGACAATTCTGGCCAAAGTGGTACTTTGCATGAAATGTTTGCGAAAAGAAGCTCAGTTCAGAGTGATATTCAgaacaaaaaacaagaaaaaaagatgTGTCAGGCAAAAAGACTTGACAGATGTATGATGATATTCACTATTTGTACCAACGTAGTCTCCTTCTGTGTATATGCATCACTTATTTTGAGTTAG